In Candidatus Methanomethylophilus alvi Mx1201, a genomic segment contains:
- a CDS encoding substrate-binding domain-containing protein, producing MTGSMKAMVALVLVSALVSGGIAVSDSSDADEGFTVTDSTGKTFTYSAASEHIIVTGYAATLTIIESGMAEKIYAVDQYGAVAFDDKGLERPANVWTTTYNDTSALKSNIVHAGESGFDIATDTVILTTYKTDFVGSDGNSGLREELMKEGFRYVPFYGSIVDYNAIVSCVRDIENITGSISNLTASMMSAYDEVTAAVASEEKKDAIFLRYSSSKGWGIGVSGSIAVALLEAAGGNNIGSSAGKDTVYNQMKIVKLLSDHPDALIFIDSPYFDTYEGTFDKFIDEVMGGDQGNHGIVKMLKTWNNYDPAAADGLKAVAHVMHPDAVDGTLEAYYADKGDGDSSVMLYVGIGAAAIIAAVGVLLFIRSRN from the coding sequence ATGACAGGCAGTATGAAGGCAATGGTCGCATTGGTCCTTGTTTCCGCACTCGTCTCGGGCGGCATAGCGGTAAGCGACTCCTCCGATGCGGATGAAGGATTCACGGTAACGGATTCCACTGGAAAGACTTTCACATATTCGGCGGCGTCGGAACACATAATCGTGACAGGGTATGCCGCCACCCTCACCATCATAGAGTCCGGCATGGCGGAGAAGATCTATGCGGTCGATCAGTATGGGGCAGTCGCCTTCGACGACAAGGGGTTGGAACGCCCGGCCAATGTGTGGACCACCACATACAATGACACGTCCGCTTTGAAATCCAATATAGTCCATGCCGGGGAAAGCGGTTTCGACATTGCGACGGATACCGTCATACTGACGACCTACAAGACGGATTTCGTGGGTTCCGACGGCAACAGCGGACTTCGTGAGGAACTCATGAAGGAGGGGTTCCGTTACGTTCCGTTCTATGGCAGTATCGTCGATTACAATGCGATCGTCAGCTGTGTGAGGGATATCGAGAACATAACCGGAAGTATATCCAATCTCACCGCATCGATGATGTCCGCATACGACGAGGTGACTGCGGCAGTGGCATCCGAAGAGAAGAAGGATGCGATATTCCTCAGGTATTCCAGTTCCAAAGGGTGGGGGATAGGGGTGTCCGGTTCCATAGCCGTAGCCCTGTTGGAAGCCGCAGGAGGAAACAACATAGGGAGTTCCGCAGGCAAGGACACCGTATACAACCAGATGAAGATCGTCAAACTCCTTTCAGATCACCCGGATGCGTTGATATTCATCGACAGTCCTTACTTCGATACGTACGAAGGGACCTTCGACAAGTTCATAGACGAGGTCATGGGAGGGGACCAGGGTAACCATGGTATCGTGAAGATGCTCAAGACCTGGAACAATTACGACCCCGCAGCCGCGGACGGACTAAAGGCGGTGGCCCACGTGATGCATCCCGATGCGGTCGACGGGACGCTGGAAGCGTATTATGCCGACAAAGGTGACGGCGACAGCAGCGTGATGCTGTATGTAGGTATCGGGGCGGCCGCCATAATCGCAGCCGTCGGGGTACTGTTATTTATCCGTTCGAGGAATTGA